A genomic window from Pseudomonadota bacterium includes:
- a CDS encoding sodium:solute symporter, which yields MSSAISLSTLDWLIIAAYFVLVVVVGLLLSRIASKGIHDYFLGGRKIPWWVLGASGSASNFDMTGTMVITSFFFALGFQGFWVASRGGLVLTLPFLLAFMGKWLRRSKVITTAEWMELRFGCGRGGQLARVFSAVANLVVVVAMICYFATGTGKFAHTFLGIDPTLCAVGMVLIGLLYTMLSGLYGVVYTDLFQELMLLVTAGYIVFRAVLLPEHAAVMDAAGAHWTSLRPAWTAEPMHWLENPDIYRLFGVCVIFWVVKQIGDGLGGGGGGYMAQRYYAAADERSAGLMTAEWAALLSVRWAMVAGMALLGIWLATKDAGIAATLHKDPEQTLPLVLGSVLPAGLKGVALVGLIAAAMSTFDSTVNAGAAYWVRDVYQRFMRPNASERELVRQSYGATLTIALSGLGLTLVFGEDINNVWDFITGPLGAGTVVPLILRWYWWRFNGYGFAWGTGAGLAFAIVLQWVDPGMAFYIKTPLAGVVSLLAGITASLVTPPVHEDTLRKFYLQIRPFGCWGRFAGSLDSDARKPIKRENALGIANTAFAFAWQVGLFTTAITFVWHQWTAMYLAFSLTAVLTLVLYFSWYLTLPDRNDGSDASTSERPTR from the coding sequence CTCGATTGGCTGATCATCGCAGCCTACTTCGTGCTCGTGGTCGTGGTGGGATTGCTCCTGTCGCGAATCGCCAGCAAGGGCATCCACGACTATTTCCTCGGGGGTCGTAAGATCCCCTGGTGGGTGCTCGGGGCCTCGGGCAGCGCCTCGAATTTCGACATGACCGGAACGATGGTGATCACGTCGTTCTTCTTTGCGCTGGGCTTTCAAGGCTTCTGGGTGGCGAGCCGCGGAGGCCTGGTGCTGACGCTCCCCTTTCTGCTGGCGTTCATGGGCAAGTGGCTGCGTCGATCGAAGGTCATCACCACGGCCGAGTGGATGGAGCTTCGCTTCGGCTGTGGGCGCGGCGGACAGCTCGCACGCGTGTTTTCCGCCGTCGCGAATCTCGTCGTGGTGGTGGCGATGATCTGCTATTTCGCTACCGGCACCGGCAAGTTCGCGCACACGTTCCTTGGTATCGACCCCACGCTCTGCGCCGTGGGCATGGTGCTGATCGGCCTGCTCTACACCATGCTGTCCGGTCTGTACGGAGTCGTTTACACGGACCTTTTTCAAGAGCTGATGCTGCTCGTGACCGCGGGCTACATCGTGTTCCGGGCAGTGCTGTTGCCCGAGCACGCAGCGGTGATGGATGCTGCCGGCGCGCACTGGACGAGCCTCAGGCCCGCATGGACCGCAGAGCCGATGCACTGGCTCGAAAACCCCGACATCTACCGGCTCTTCGGTGTTTGCGTCATCTTCTGGGTCGTCAAGCAGATCGGCGACGGCCTGGGCGGCGGAGGCGGCGGCTACATGGCACAGCGCTACTACGCGGCTGCGGACGAGCGCTCGGCAGGTTTGATGACCGCCGAGTGGGCAGCACTGCTCAGCGTGCGCTGGGCCATGGTGGCGGGGATGGCCTTGCTCGGAATCTGGCTCGCGACCAAGGACGCCGGGATCGCCGCCACGCTCCACAAGGACCCCGAGCAGACCCTGCCCCTGGTTTTGGGCAGCGTGCTTCCCGCCGGCCTCAAGGGAGTCGCGCTGGTGGGGCTGATCGCGGCCGCCATGTCGACCTTCGACTCGACGGTCAATGCGGGAGCCGCCTACTGGGTGCGCGATGTCTATCAGCGTTTCATGCGCCCGAACGCGAGCGAACGAGAGCTCGTCCGCCAAAGCTACGGGGCCACCTTGACGATCGCCCTGTCCGGCCTGGGGCTGACGCTGGTCTTCGGCGAAGACATCAACAACGTCTGGGACTTCATCACCGGGCCGCTCGGTGCCGGAACCGTGGTGCCCCTGATTCTGCGCTGGTACTGGTGGCGTTTCAACGGCTACGGCTTCGCCTGGGGCACGGGCGCGGGGCTCGCCTTCGCCATCGTGCTGCAGTGGGTCGATCCCGGCATGGCCTTCTACATCAAGACGCCGCTCGCGGGCGTGGTGTCGCTGCTCGCTGGGATCACCGCATCGCTGGTGACGCCCCCCGTGCACGAGGACACACTTCGGAAATTCTACCTTCAGATCCGCCCTTTCGGTTGCTGGGGCCGGTTTGCGGGAAGCCTCGACTCCGACGCACGGAAACCCATCAAGCGGGAAAACGCGCTGGGCATCGCCAACACGGCGTTCGCGTTCGCCTGGCAGGTCGGGCTCTTCACCACGGCCATCACCTTCGTCTGGCACCAGTGGACTGCAATGTACCTGGCTTTCTCGCTGACCGCCGTGCTCACGCTCGTTCTGTATTTCTCCTGGTACCTGACCCTGCCCGATCGGAACGACGGCTCGGACGCAAGCACGAGCGAGCGGCCTACCCGGTGA